The DNA region TGCTCCGGTACCAGAGAGCTGCAGGCCATATCGGTCACGTGGCCACGGTGCTGGCCGAGCTCGCCGAGAAGATGGAGCCCGTGAGAACCCTGGAGGCTGCCAAACTCGACGGCAGCCTACCGAACGCCCAGCGCCTGGGCTTTCTGCTGGATCTGGTCGGAGCGAGTGAGGTGAGCTCGGAGCTGGCCGTCTGGATCGCTGAGCGAGGCCATCGCTACGTGGCCTTGCGCCCTGACCGGCCCTCCGGCACAGCGTCGAAAGACAGCCGCTGGCGCCTACTGATCAACGAAGAAATCGAGGTCGAACCATGATCCCCCGCGCCCACATCACCGCGTGGCGCGACACTGCACCATGGGCCACCGACGCCCAGGTCGAGCAGGATCTCGTCATCAGCCGGGCACTCGTGGAACTCTACCGCGACGACCTCTTGGCTCAGGAACTCGCCTTTCGTGGCGGCACGGCGCTGCAGAAGCTCCACTTCGACCCGCCGGCCCGCTATTCCGAGGATATCGACATGGTGCAGGTCAACCCCGGCCCCATCGGACCGGTCCTGCAGGCCATGCGAACCCGCCTGGACTCGTGGCTGGGAGAGCCCCGCTGGAAGCAGACTCATGGGCGCGCGACCTTCGTGTATCGCTTCGACTCGGAAGCGAAGCCGGTCACACCGCTGAAGCTCAAGGTGGAGATCAACACCCGGGAGCATTTCTCCGTCCTCGGGCTGCGCCATGAGCGATTCTCGGTCGACAGTCCTTGGTTCGACGGCGAGGCCGACCTCCTCACCTACGGTCCCGAGGAACTCCTCGGCACCAAGGTGCGAGCGCTCTACCAACGGAAGAAGGGGCGCGATCTCTTTGATCTCTCCGAGGCTCTGTCCAACCTTCCGCAACTCGACACCCAGGCCGTCATCGATTGCTTTCAGCGCTACATGGAGCACGACGAACTCCGGGTCACCAGGACCCAGTTCGAGGCGAACCTCGCCGAGAAGATGGCCGACGACGCGTTCCTGGGCGATGTACCCCCGCTTCTGGCCTTAGGGATCAACTACGACCCGCACCGGGCTCTCGAACTGGTCCAAAGCAATCTGATTTCGAGACTGCCCGGGGAACCATGGAAGGGGCCGGGGCGATGACGGCCCCGGCCAGCACCATGGTCTACATTTCACTCTCAAGAACTAGCGTTTTTCGTTAGTTTCTGCGAGTGGAATGTCGCGAGGAGCTCGGGCGGATTCCCCGCAGCCTCCCTGCGAGATTGTGTCTGAATAGCGAATGAAAAAGCCAATCGATCGCTATTCCGACGCACTTTGGAGCCACTTGTCGCCTAGGGGAGGGGCCAACAGGAGTGGTATATGGACCTTGCTGATGTAATCCGAGAGATCCGCGATTTCGTGAACGCCCCACGTCGGCAGTACGCGATCATGCAGGACAGGCGCGCGTGGTTCCAGTTGTGCGCTTCCATGGACTTGGTCGAAGACTCCCAACTGGCAATTGACGCATATCCTGGGGCCACATCCGATAGTGACGGTGCCCACTATCTGGCCGTCTACGGGCTATTGCAGGCGTTCTTTCTTCAGCAAGATGCAGTTGAGCACTTGGGAAGAGCCCTCGGAATTCCGATTAGTGAGGACCAAGAGCTGAAGGCCGTGCGTGAGGCCCGCAATGACATCGTTGGCCATCCGACTATGCGACGCGGGAAGAAGAAGAAGGAAGCGTTTACCACGCACTCCATATCGCGGTGGTCGCTGTCAACTGACGCAATTGAGGTTTACAGTTCCGACGAACAAGCATCCTCTTTGTACCAGAGGCGATTCAGGATCAGCGTGCTCATCGAGAAACAGCGGCAGGGAATCGCCAGGGCGCTCTCCGCTATTCAATCTGAGCTCGCAAGGCGAGAGCGAGAGCATGTGGCGAAATTCTCTGGTCAACCGTTGACGGCGGTATTCCCCCAAACTCTGGATTACACGTTCAGTAAGATCGCCGAGGGGATTCGATCGGCCGGACTGCATGGACTGGCGCGAGCCAATCTCCAATCGGTAGCTGCGATCTTGGCGAGTTTCAGGGATACGCTGGTTCAGCGGGGCGAACTGCCTGCCAATGAGCACCTCGAGTATGACCTAGCCCAACTTGACTATCCGCTCGAGCGTTTGGCGAAGTACCTCGACGATCCCGACGGCCTTTCCCTCTCTGCCGCACTTCCCGAGATCTACCCATGCTACATTGAACGGAAATTTGATGATCTGATAGCCATCGCGAAGGAGATCGATAGCGAGTACGGGGAGAACGCCTAGAATGCGATTCCAAGGGTCGAATCGGATTCTCACGCCTGCAGGGGGGCAAGGGCCGAGCTCCGCCAGGGGCCACTCCTACCCCACCCCCACCAAAACCAACCCCGTCCCCTCCGCCACAAACCGCAACGGAATCACCTCGATCTCCCGCGCCCGGTCCGTCTGTTGGACTTCACAACGGGTCGCGCCCAGCAACACACCATCCTAGTCCAACTTGGATCCGCCCTCCTCCGACATTAGCAGTATTCCGGGCACGAATGGGCGGCGGATAAGAACACCCCAACCCTGCCGCAGGGCGACCGCACTCACGCAACACCTCATATTTCGAACTATCGTATCCCCCTTCCCGAGCGATCCCCCGTTATCGCCTGCTACTATTAAAGTTGTTTATCTGGACCATTTTATCCAGATATATCGATCTCCGATCCGTTCGGCTAGGCTATATCCGCGCTACTCCCGGCAAAAGAAGTCCCTTGTTCTCTAATTCCTATTGGACAACTATGAATCCAGTCATTCCTGCAAGAAGGAAGATCTGGCGCCAACGAACAGGGAGAAGATCGATGAAACGACTGTGGATCGTAGCGGCCTGCGTGGCATTTCTGCTGGCGCTTGCGGGCTGCAAGGGCGGCGAGAAGGCCCCGACCGACGACAAGGCGACTACGGCGAACCTCAACGACGGGCCGAAGGCCGTCGAGACCATGACGCCCGATGCGGGGCTGGCGGCCTGGGGCGAGCAGCTCTTCCAGTCCAAGGCCTGTGTCACGTGCCACGCCGTCGGCGAGCGCAAGCAGGGGCCCGATCTGGCCGGTGTCGCGGCGCGCCGCACCGAACGTTGGATGAAACGCCAGATCATGGATCCCGAGTGGATGCTGAAGAACGACCCCATCGCCCGGGAATTGATGGCCGAATACGCCCTGCAGATGGCCAATCAGCAGGTGAAGGATGCGGAGGCCAACGCCCTGATCCAGTACCTGCTGCGGGAGACCCTTGCCGGACGTTGACGGACTGTCCGTTACCGCTCTGACCGAAGGAGGAGACGATGCGACGATACATGCGAACGCGCCGGGCTCTCGCCCTGACCATGTCGGCCTTTGCGATTGTGCTGCTGGTGAACGCCTGCGGCGACGACGGCCAGCAGACCGGTTCCACCGGCGATGCCGCCCAGCGGGTCTACGTCGCGCCGGGGGACTACGACGAGTATTTCGCCTTCCTCTCGGGGGGCCACTCCGGCCAGGTGTTCGTCTACGGTCTGCCGAGCGGACGTCACCTGAACACGATCCCCGTGTTCACTCCCGAATCGGCCAGTGGCTGGGGGTATGACGAACACTCGAAGGAAATGCTCGGCGGCTTCCTTTGGGGAGACGCCCACCACCCCGGCCTTTCGGAGACCGACGGCGATTACGACGGCCGTTGGCTCTTCATCAACGACATGGCCAATGCCCGCATCGCCCGCATCGACCTGGACGTCTTCAAGACGAAGCAGATCATCGGGCCCCTGCCCAATGTCTCGGCCAATCACGCCTCCACCTTCGTGACCGAGAACACGGAGTACGTGTTCGCCGCCAGCCGCTTCTCGGCGCCGGTGCCGAACACCTACCAGTCCATCGCGGAATACAAGAACAAGTTCAACGGGGTGATCGCCGCCGTGGCCGTCGGCGACGACGGCACCATGAACCTGGATTTCGAGGTGCTGACGCCTCCCTTCCACTGGGACAAGTCGGACGCGGGGAAGGGCCCCAGCCACGGCTGGGTCTTCTTCTCGTGCTACAACTCCGAGCAGGCCTACACCAAGCTCGAGGTCAACGCCAGCCAGAACGAGCGTGATTTCATCGCCGCCCTGGACTGGCGCAAGGGCCGCGAAGCGGTGGCGGCCGGAAAGTTCAAGTTGGTCGACGGCGCCAAGGTCATCGATCCGGCCGAGGTGCCGGGCCTGATGTACCTCCTGCCGACGCCCAAGTCGCCCCACGGCGTGGACATCGACCCGTCCGGCACACGGATCATCGGCAACGGCAAGCTGGCCGCGGTGACGGTGGTGCACAGTTTCGAGCAGTTCCAGACGGCCGTCGCCGAGAAGGACTTCATCGGCGAATACGGCGGCATCCCCGTCGTGCGCTACGAGGCGACGCGTGTGGCCGAGGTGCCGGTGGGGCTGGGACCGCTCCACACCCAGTTCGACGGTCGCGGCTACGCCTACACCAGCCTGTTCCTGGACAGCCAGGTGGCCAAATGGAGCCTGGAGACCTACGAGGTGGTCGACAAGGTGGACGTGCACTATTCGGTCGGCCACCTGACGGCCAGCGAGGGCGACACGAAGCACCCTACGGGCGAATGGCTGCTGTCATTGAACAAGATTTCCAAGGACCGCTACCTGCCCATGGGACCCACCCACCCGGAAGGCGCCCAGCTCATCGACCTGACGCGTCCTACCATGGAGCTGATCCTGGACATCCCCACCTACATGGAGCCCCACTACGGCCAGATCATCAAAGCGGACAAGGTGATCCCGCGGGTCAAGACCATCTTCCCCATGGAGGAGAACCACCACGCGCAGCGGGCCCTGAACGAGGCGGAGACCGGGGTCACGCGCGACGGCAAGGACGTGCACGTGAAGATGGTCGCCGTGCGCACGCATTTCTACCCGGACACCCTGACGGTCGACCTGGGCGAGACCGTGTACTTCCACGTCACGAACGTCGAGCAGGACCGGGACATCGCCCACGGCTTCGGCATCCTGCGCAGCAACGTCGATTTCCAGATCGAACCGGGCGAGACCAAGACCGCGAAGTTCACTCCCGAGACGCCGGGCATCTACCCCTTCTACTGCTCGAACTTCTGCTCGGCGCTGCATCAGGAGATGCAGGGCTATCTGGCGGTGCGACCGTGACCGGTCCCCGCGGAAGGGATGCCGGGGAGGCGGCCCGGGCCGCCTCCCTGGCGCGCGGGCTGATGTCCTACGCAGGCGGCCGCCTGCAGGCCTGGCAGCGACTGCTGGTGGCAGGGGTGGCCGTCGCCCTGCTGCCGGTGATGTTCTGGCCCGTGCTGCCGGTCTGGCGCATCCACCTGGTGGCGCCCCAGTACCGCGAAGGCCTGGAGATGCGCATCCACGTGAACGACGTCAAGGGCGACCTGCGCAACATCAACATCCTGAACCACTACATCGGCATGAAGCAGATCTCGGCGGAGAACTTCCCCGAGTTCTCGTACCTCCCCCGCACCATCACGATCTTCGGCGCGGTGGCCCTGCTGGCGGCCGCCGTCGGCCGCCGCTGGTTGGCGTTCCTCGGCTGGCTGGGCTTCGCCGTGTTCGGTACGGTCATGATGCTGCATTTCGCGGCCTGGATGCAGGACTACGGCACCGACCTCGACCCCAAGGCGGCCCTCGACTTCGGGGCCTTCACGCCGCCCATGCTCGGCACCAAGGTGAGGGGCAACTTCGTCGTCAGTTCGTGGCCCCATTTCGGCGGCGTGATCCTGGTGCTGGCCGGACTGCTCGGGCCGGCGCTGGCCGCGGCGGACCTGTGGCTCGCGGGCCGACGCCGACGCATGGGCCGGGTGGGTACGATCGCAGTTGCGCTGTTGCTCGTGGCTGCCGGCGCCGGCATCCCGCCCGTCCGGGCGACGGAATTCGTGGACTATCGCGAGGGGCCGTCGCCCAGCACGCTGCAGCTCCTGGTGGAAACCACAGCGCCAGGGGACACCCTCCGGCTGCCCGCCGGCGTGCATGCGGGGCAACTGGTGATCGACCGGCCTCTGGTCGTGCTCGGCGGACCGGACACGGTGCTCGACGGCCGGGGCCGCGGCACCGTGGTGGTGGTCGGAGCGCCGGGCACCGTGCTGCGCGGCTTCACCGTGCGCGGCAGCGGCTACGATCTGCTGCTCGACGACGCCGCCGTCCTGCTGGACGAGGCCGACGACGTCCTGGTCGAAGATCTCGTGATCGAGGACTGCAATCACGGCGTCTACGTGCGCAACGCCGCCCGGCCGGTGATCCGCGGCTGCCGTCTGGTCGGCCGCCGCGGCACGGTCCACGAGGAGAACCATGGCAACGGGATCCACATCTGGCACGCGGTGCAGGCCCTCGTCGAGGGCAACGACGTGGCCGCCCACCGGGACGGAATCTACCTTTCCTTCGCAGACAGCGCCACCGTGACGGATAACGTCTTTCACGACCAGGACCGCTTCGGGCTGCACTCGATGTACAGCCAACGCAACGTGATCACACAGAACCTGTTCACGGCGAACACCGCAGGCACGGCCCTCATGTTCAGCAACCGCATGCTGATGGAGGGGAACTTCTTCGCCCACAACCGCGGCCACCGGACCTACGGCCTGCTGCTGCGCGACTGCAGCGATTCGCGGTTCATCCATAATCGCCTCGTCGACAACACCATCGGCATCTTCCTGGACGGTTCGAACCGCAACGTCTTCACCGAGAACACCATCAGCGAATCGGGTTGGGGCGTGATCGCCTACAGCTCGTCCGAGGACAACGAGTTCACCAGGAACAACTTTCTGGACAACGACTACCAGGTTTCCCTGGACATGAGACGGACCCGCAACCGGCTGCATCGGGACGGCGTGGGCAACCACTGGAGCGACGCCCGTCCGTACGACCTGGACGGCGACGGCCTGGGCGACGCGCCCCATCAGCCGGTGGGCTTCTTCGCCTTCGTCAGCAAGCAGTTCCCCGACCTGACGGTGTTCGCCGGCTCGCCGGCCGTGGTGGCGCTGGACATGGCCCAACGTTCGTTGCCCTCGCTGCAGTTGACCGAGTTGACGGACCCCCATCCGCTGCCGCAGCCTGTCCCGGTGCCGCCGTTTGCCGGCCCCGGTCTGCCGGGGCCCTCCCCGACCGGCGACCGGGAACGTGTGCCCCTGGCGGCGGCGTCGCTGGCGACCGCCGGCGCGGGACTCGCGGTGCTTCGGAGACGGCGATGATCGAAGCTGTGGGCCTGACGAAAAGCTACGGCCCGGTGCAGGCACTGCGCGGCGTGGACTTCACTGTCGCGCGGGGTGAAACCTTCGGGATCATCGGGCCCAACGGCGCCGGCAAGACCACCCTGCTGAAGGTGATCCTGGGCCTGGTGCGCCCGGACGCCGGGAGGGTCGCCATCGACGGCGCCGAACTGTCGCGGGAGCCGGTTCGGCTGCGCCGCGCCGTGGGCTACGTTCCCCAGCGGGACGGCTTCGACGAGGAGTCGACCGGACGGGAGGCCCTGGGGTTCTTGGCGAGCCTGCGCGGAGTCCCGGCGAACGAGGTCGGCGCCCGAGCCCGCACCGTGGGCGTCGATGACCTTCTGGATCGGCGGGTGGGCACTCTCTCGGGTGGCCAGCGCCAACGGCTGAGTGTCGCAGCGGCCCTGCTGGGCGACCCTCCCGTCATGCTGCTGGATGAACCCACCGCGAGCCTGGACCCCCGCGCCACCGCGGCCTTCCGGACTTTGGTCGCCGAACTGTCGGCGGCGGGCCGAACGATCGTCCTGTGTTCCCACCTGCTGGACGACGTGGAGCGGCTCTGTGGACGCGTATTGGTTCTGTTGGACGGCAGGGTCGCGACGATCGAAGAAGTGGATCGAACCGGTGAGCCCCCGCGCACCGGCCTGGAGGCCCGGTTCCTGGCGGCGGTGGGCACGGAGGACGACGATGGCGATGACGAAGCTTGAACGAGGGGCAATGCTGGTCCTCCTGTTGTCGGTCGCGATC from bacterium includes:
- a CDS encoding nucleotidyl transferase AbiEii/AbiGii toxin family protein, which encodes MIPRAHITAWRDTAPWATDAQVEQDLVISRALVELYRDDLLAQELAFRGGTALQKLHFDPPARYSEDIDMVQVNPGPIGPVLQAMRTRLDSWLGEPRWKQTHGRATFVYRFDSEAKPVTPLKLKVEINTREHFSVLGLRHERFSVDSPWFDGEADLLTYGPEELLGTKVRALYQRKKGRDLFDLSEALSNLPQLDTQAVIDCFQRYMEHDELRVTRTQFEANLAEKMADDAFLGDVPPLLALGINYDPHRALELVQSNLISRLPGEPWKGPGR
- a CDS encoding cytochrome c, whose translation is MKRLWIVAACVAFLLALAGCKGGEKAPTDDKATTANLNDGPKAVETMTPDAGLAAWGEQLFQSKACVTCHAVGERKQGPDLAGVAARRTERWMKRQIMDPEWMLKNDPIARELMAEYALQMANQQVKDAEANALIQYLLRETLAGR
- the nosZ gene encoding Sec-dependent nitrous-oxide reductase, which codes for MRTRRALALTMSAFAIVLLVNACGDDGQQTGSTGDAAQRVYVAPGDYDEYFAFLSGGHSGQVFVYGLPSGRHLNTIPVFTPESASGWGYDEHSKEMLGGFLWGDAHHPGLSETDGDYDGRWLFINDMANARIARIDLDVFKTKQIIGPLPNVSANHASTFVTENTEYVFAASRFSAPVPNTYQSIAEYKNKFNGVIAAVAVGDDGTMNLDFEVLTPPFHWDKSDAGKGPSHGWVFFSCYNSEQAYTKLEVNASQNERDFIAALDWRKGREAVAAGKFKLVDGAKVIDPAEVPGLMYLLPTPKSPHGVDIDPSGTRIIGNGKLAAVTVVHSFEQFQTAVAEKDFIGEYGGIPVVRYEATRVAEVPVGLGPLHTQFDGRGYAYTSLFLDSQVAKWSLETYEVVDKVDVHYSVGHLTASEGDTKHPTGEWLLSLNKISKDRYLPMGPTHPEGAQLIDLTRPTMELILDIPTYMEPHYGQIIKADKVIPRVKTIFPMEENHHAQRALNEAETGVTRDGKDVHVKMVAVRTHFYPDTLTVDLGETVYFHVTNVEQDRDIAHGFGILRSNVDFQIEPGETKTAKFTPETPGIYPFYCSNFCSALHQEMQGYLAVRP
- the nosD gene encoding nitrous oxide reductase family maturation protein NosD, producing MSYAGGRLQAWQRLLVAGVAVALLPVMFWPVLPVWRIHLVAPQYREGLEMRIHVNDVKGDLRNINILNHYIGMKQISAENFPEFSYLPRTITIFGAVALLAAAVGRRWLAFLGWLGFAVFGTVMMLHFAAWMQDYGTDLDPKAALDFGAFTPPMLGTKVRGNFVVSSWPHFGGVILVLAGLLGPALAAADLWLAGRRRRMGRVGTIAVALLLVAAGAGIPPVRATEFVDYREGPSPSTLQLLVETTAPGDTLRLPAGVHAGQLVIDRPLVVLGGPDTVLDGRGRGTVVVVGAPGTVLRGFTVRGSGYDLLLDDAAVLLDEADDVLVEDLVIEDCNHGVYVRNAARPVIRGCRLVGRRGTVHEENHGNGIHIWHAVQALVEGNDVAAHRDGIYLSFADSATVTDNVFHDQDRFGLHSMYSQRNVITQNLFTANTAGTALMFSNRMLMEGNFFAHNRGHRTYGLLLRDCSDSRFIHNRLVDNTIGIFLDGSNRNVFTENTISESGWGVIAYSSSEDNEFTRNNFLDNDYQVSLDMRRTRNRLHRDGVGNHWSDARPYDLDGDGLGDAPHQPVGFFAFVSKQFPDLTVFAGSPAVVALDMAQRSLPSLQLTELTDPHPLPQPVPVPPFAGPGLPGPSPTGDRERVPLAAASLATAGAGLAVLRRRR
- a CDS encoding ABC transporter ATP-binding protein — protein: MIEAVGLTKSYGPVQALRGVDFTVARGETFGIIGPNGAGKTTLLKVILGLVRPDAGRVAIDGAELSREPVRLRRAVGYVPQRDGFDEESTGREALGFLASLRGVPANEVGARARTVGVDDLLDRRVGTLSGGQRQRLSVAAALLGDPPVMLLDEPTASLDPRATAAFRTLVAELSAAGRTIVLCSHLLDDVERLCGRVLVLLDGRVATIEEVDRTGEPPRTGLEARFLAAVGTEDDDGDDEA